A DNA window from Primulina tabacum isolate GXHZ01 chromosome 12, ASM2559414v2, whole genome shotgun sequence contains the following coding sequences:
- the LOC142520530 gene encoding putative protein S-acyltransferase 22, protein MRKHGWQLPYHPLQVVAVAVFIALGFAFYVFFAPFLGKQLFQYIAMGIYTPLIIFVFGLYVWCTAADPADSGVFKSKKYLKIPDNKKQPKLNAPILGGRSNSSIQDANTTITREDTNEGRKNDVHSASECDAEPEKKNPSLHHKPLFTALLALSPCAYVCNSHEESSEQQMREDGMFYCSLCEVEVYKYSKHCRVCDKCVDRFDHHCRWLNNCIGKRNYRKFFTLMCSALLLFILQWSTGILVLICCFLERKRFSKDISSKLGSSFTMVPFVIVLSVCTILAMIATLPLAQLFFFHILLIKKGISTYDYIIALREQEQAGGQQSPQMSPVSSITGLSSASSFNTFHRAAWCTPPPLFLEDQFDVVPPETGSVSSLGKKMVVEEPSKKKNHAAVKISPWTLARLNAEDVSKAAAEARKKSKILRPVARQEAPYSLETDSSFGSSGRRMAPNPDNSRKKGGSKRIRLPSEIPNISSVDAKSNRDNHMIISETSTSLMPVQLEARSSFRPGRAMPSSTGNVASSPDSSLGSPDVHSFRGSSLGVEEARLSAAAMANQNEIPLSRSTSGGYDASGGEDSDQVPTRILHRSSNWSSLLFGTEQDRTAKKFMPPSSSTMS, encoded by the exons ATGAGGAAGCATGGATGGCAGCTTCCCTACCATCCTCTCCAG gTGGTAGCTGTTGCTGTTTTTATTGCTTTGGGATTTGCTTTCTATGTTTTCTTTGCCCCGTTTCTGGGAAAGCAGTTGTTCCAATACATAGCGATGGGAATTTACACTCCTCTT ATTATATTTGTGTTTGGCCTCTACGTATGGTGCACAGCTGCTGATCCTGCGGATTCAGGAGTCTTTAAATCGAAGAAATACCTTAAAATTCCCGACAACAAAAAACAACCCAAATTAAATGCGCCTATTCTCGGTGGAAGGTCAAATTCTTCAATTCAAGATGCCAATACTACTATAACCCGAGAGGATACGAATGAGGGGAGAAAAAATGACGTTCATTCAGCATCAGAATGTGATGCTGAACCTGAAAAGAAGAATCCCTCACTTCATCATAAACCCTTGTTCACTGCTCTGCTTGCCTTATCGCCTTGTGCTTACGTTTGTAATTCTCATGAAGAATCTTCTGAGCAACAAATGCGTGAAGATGGGATGTTCTACTGTAGTTTGTGTGAAGTAGAG GTTTACAAGTACAGTAAGCATTGCAGAGTTTGTGACAAATGCGTTGATCGTTTTGATCACCACTGCAGG TGGCTAAACAATTGCATAGGCAAAAGAAACTACCGAAAGTTTTTTACACTCATGTGTTCTGCCCTGCTCCTG TTTATACTTCAATGGTCAACTGGGATCCTTGTGTTGATCTGTTGTTTTCTTGAGAGGAAAAGATTCTCAAAGGACATTAGCTCCAAGTTAGGAAGCAGTTTCACCATGGTTCCTTTTGTTATTGTTCTG TCAGTCTGTACCATATTGGCCATGATTGCGACCCTGCCACTTGCTCAGCTCTTCTTCTTTCATATTCTTCTGATAAAGAAG GGAATTAGCACATATGATTATATTATAGCTCTCAGGGAGCAAGAACAAGCAGGAGGGCAGCAGAGTCCTCAGATGTCTCCTGTTAGTTCTATTACTGGATTAAGCAGTGCCAGCTCATTCAACACTTTCCATCGAGCTGCGTGGTGCACTCCTCCGCCTCTTTTCCTTGAAGATCAG TTCGATGTAGTCCCTCCTGAGACTGGATCTGTCAGTTCGCTAGGCAAAAAGATGGTCGTGGAGGAGCCATCAAAGAAAAAGAATCATGCTGCTGTAAAGATAAGTCCATGGACGTTGGCACGTTTGAATGCCGAGGACGTGTCCAAGGCTGCTGCTGAGGCGAGAAAAAAGTCGAAGATTTTACGGCCTGTGGCAAGACAAGAAGCACCTTATTCTCTTGAGACAGACAGTAGTTTTGGAAGTAGTGGACGTCGCATGGCCCCAAATCCTGATAATAGTAGAAAGAAAGGTGGTAGCAAGCGAATTCGTCTTCCTTCTGAGATACCCAATATTTCGAGTGTAGATGCCAAAAGCAACAGAGACAATCATATGATCATCTCTGAGACATCAACAAGCTTGATGCCTGTACAACTTGAAGCTAGAAGTTCTTTCAGGCCAGGACGAGCCATGCCAAGCTCAACTGGTAATGTAGCTTCATCTCCTGACAGTAGCTTAGGTTCTCCTGATGTCCATTCTTTTCGAGGCTCCTCACTGGGAGTTGAAGAAGCTAGGCTATCGGCTGCTGCCATGGCTAATCAGAACGAAATCCCATTATCAAGATCAACTAGTGGTGGATACGACGCGTCTGGTGGGGAAGACAGCGACCAAGTACCTACAAGAATTCTGCACAGATCCAGCAACTGGAGTAGCCTTCTGTTTGGCACCGAACAAGACAGAACCGCCAAGAAATTCATGCCACCATCTTCATCCACAATGTCATAA